In Oncorhynchus mykiss isolate Arlee chromosome 1, USDA_OmykA_1.1, whole genome shotgun sequence, the following proteins share a genomic window:
- the LOC110527164 gene encoding cytochrome c oxidase subunit 7A-related protein, mitochondrial encodes MYYKLNGVTQRLAGSAPSAYSPQGLRVTVPMEAPPMIFATPTKYVSEAGNTVEYLGHNKVPDLQKLFQKSDGIPVHLKRGLMDKMLYRTTMGLTIGGTLYCLMALYIAAQPRK; translated from the exons ATGTACTACAAGTTAAATGGAGTTACACAAAGACTTGCTGGATCGGCACCGAGTGCGTACAGCCCTCAG GGGTTGAGGGTAACAGTGCCCATGGAGGCCCCTCCAATGATCTTTGCCACCCCCACCAAATATGTGTCGGAGGCAGGGAACACAGTGGAGTACCTGGGACACAACAAAGTCCCTGACCTACAGAAACTCTTCCAG AAGTCTGACGGTATCCCTGTGCACCTGAAGAGAGGCCTGATGGACAAGATGCTGTACAGGACCACCATGGGCCTGACCATTGGAGGGACCCTCTACTGCCTGATGGCTCTCTACATAGCTGCCCAGCCAAGGAAGTGA